From the Malaclemys terrapin pileata isolate rMalTer1 chromosome 13, rMalTer1.hap1, whole genome shotgun sequence genome, one window contains:
- the POLG2 gene encoding DNA polymerase subunit gamma-2, mitochondrial isoform X1, with amino-acid sequence MVLSGCSGVRLWGRARVGVLDPNHPPKGRHPGPDVGASKIQLRHKLGVPGVQVGPPRPAVGVPGVQVGVPRPVVGVPGVQVGVPRPVVGVPGVQVGPPRPAVGVPGVQMRSLRFALGPQFAQLRPYMGGPCNSAEGQHWEGSEVLLDVCQRRHFLRGDQQQTLTWDSYLRGCHPGLGPLGMELRKNLAAQWWASVVVSREQVFAVDSLLHRAPGAGMLPAGEAFRLIQVGKLREIFQNKELNKEQITAALEKVLGMSGVLREDLLHGALQQYINCLELVNKRLPCGLAQVGVCFHPVPDIEPQNDNIARIGERTMSSLVWFSSARTAGQWLDYWLRQRLQWWRKFAIGPSNFSSSDFQDKEGRKGNNLYYSFPWGKEPIETLQSLGDNELLQMYPGNKSKLHGRDGRKNVIPHVLSVSGNLDQGVLAYLCDSLQLTESSLTRKKTLQRKVLKLHPCLTPIKVALDVGRGPTMELRQVCQGLFNELIEKGISVWPGYLETMHTPLEQLYAKYDEMSVLFTILISDATLENGVVQLRSRDTTMKEMMHISRLKDFLIKYITAAKNV; translated from the exons ATGGTGCTGAGCGGTTGCTCGGGGGTCAGGCTTTGGGGCAGGGCTCGGGTTGGGGTCCTGGACCCCAACCATCCCCCGAAGGGGAGGCATCCTGGGCCTGACGTGGGCGCCTCCAAGATCCAATTGAGGCACAAGTTGGGGGTccctggggtgcaggtggggcccCCCAGGCCTGCGGTGGGGGTccctggggtgcaggtgggggtccccaggcctgtggtgggggtccctggggtgcaggtgggggtccccaggcctgtggtgggggtccctggggtgcaggtggggcccCCCAGGCCTGCGGTGGGGGTCCCTGGGGTGCAGATGCGGTCCCTCAGGTTTGCGCTGGGGCCCCAGTTTGCCCAATTGCGGCCCTATATGGGGGGGCCCTGCAACAGTGCAGAGGGGCAGCATTGGGAGGGCAGTGAGGTGCTGCTGGATGTGTGCCAAAGGAGGCACTTTCTAAGAGGggaccagcagcagacactcaccTGGGACTCTTACCTGAGGGGCTGCCACCCAGGCCTTGGGCCCCTGGGGATGGAGCTGAGGAAGAACTTGGCAGCCCAGTGGTGGGCCTCGGTGGTGGTTTCCAGGGAGCAGGTGTTTGCAGTGGATTCTTTGCTACATCGTGCTCCAGGAGCTGGCATGCTGCCTGCAGGGGAGGCTTTCAGGCTGATACAGGTTGGAAAGCTGCGTGAAATCTTCCAGAATAAAGAATTAAACAAAGAGCAGATAACTGCAGCTCTGGAAAAGGTGCTAGGGATGTCTGGGGTGCTGCGAGAGGACCTTCTTCATG GTGCTCTACAGCAATATATTAATTGTCTAGAATTGGTAAACAAGAGGCTGCCATGTGGACTTGCTCAGGTTGGAGTATGTTTTCATCCTGTTCCGGACATTGAGCCTCAAAATGACAACATCGCAAG AATAGGCGAAAGGACAATGTCTTCCCTTGTATGGTTTAGCTCCGCCAGAACTGCAGGACAGTGGCTTGATTACTGGTTACGCCAGCGGCTCCAGTGGTGGAGAAAG TTTGCGATAGGCCCATCCAACTTCAGCAGCAGCGACTTTCAAGATAAAgagggaagaaaaggaaataatttgtaCTACAGCTTTCCTTGGGGAAAGGAACCAATAGAAACGTTGCAGAGTCTAGGAGATAATGAACTGTTACAAATGTATCCAGGGAATAAATCAAAATTACAT GGCCGGGATGGAAGGAAGAATGTTATTCCTCATGTGCTGTCTGTGAGTGGCAATTTGGACCAAGGAGTGCTAGCGTATCTTTGTGATTCTCTGCAACTCACAGAGAGCTCTCTAACAAGAAAGAAAACTCTTCAAAGAAAG GTACTTAAGCTTCACCCTTGTTTAACACCAATAAAAGTTGCTTTGGACGTGGGAAGAGGCCCAACAATGGAGCTGAGACAG GTGTGTCAGGGGCTGTTCAACGAATTGATAGAGAAAGGAATCTCTGTGTGGCCTGGGTATCTTGAAACCATGCACACACCCCTGGAGCAACTCTatgcaaa GTATGATGAGATGAGTGTCCTCTTCACAATCTTGATCAGTGATGCTACGCTGGAGAATGGAGTGGTTCAGCTGAGAAGCAGAGACACAACCATGAAAGAAATGATGCACATCTCTCGATTGAAGGACTTTTTAATTAAGTACATAACAGCAGCTAAAAATGTATAA
- the POLG2 gene encoding DNA polymerase subunit gamma-2, mitochondrial isoform X2 has translation MVLSGCSGVRLWGRARVGVLDPNHPPKGRHPGPDVGASKIQLRHKLGVPGVQVGPPRPAVGVPGVQVGVPRPVVGVPGVQVGVPRPVVGVPGVQVGPPRPAVGVPGVQMRSLRFALGPQFAQLRPYMGGPCNSAEGQHWEGSEVLLDVCQRRHFLRGDQQQTLTWDSYLRGCHPGLGPLGMELRKNLAAQWWASVVVSREQVFAVDSLLHRAPGAGMLPAGEAFRLIQVGKLREIFQNKELNKEQITAALEKVLGMSGVLREDLLHELVNKRLPCGLAQVGVCFHPVPDIEPQNDNIARIGERTMSSLVWFSSARTAGQWLDYWLRQRLQWWRKFAIGPSNFSSSDFQDKEGRKGNNLYYSFPWGKEPIETLQSLGDNELLQMYPGNKSKLHGRDGRKNVIPHVLSVSGNLDQGVLAYLCDSLQLTESSLTRKKTLQRKVLKLHPCLTPIKVALDVGRGPTMELRQVCQGLFNELIEKGISVWPGYLETMHTPLEQLYAKYDEMSVLFTILISDATLENGVVQLRSRDTTMKEMMHISRLKDFLIKYITAAKNV, from the exons ATGGTGCTGAGCGGTTGCTCGGGGGTCAGGCTTTGGGGCAGGGCTCGGGTTGGGGTCCTGGACCCCAACCATCCCCCGAAGGGGAGGCATCCTGGGCCTGACGTGGGCGCCTCCAAGATCCAATTGAGGCACAAGTTGGGGGTccctggggtgcaggtggggcccCCCAGGCCTGCGGTGGGGGTccctggggtgcaggtgggggtccccaggcctgtggtgggggtccctggggtgcaggtgggggtccccaggcctgtggtgggggtccctggggtgcaggtggggcccCCCAGGCCTGCGGTGGGGGTCCCTGGGGTGCAGATGCGGTCCCTCAGGTTTGCGCTGGGGCCCCAGTTTGCCCAATTGCGGCCCTATATGGGGGGGCCCTGCAACAGTGCAGAGGGGCAGCATTGGGAGGGCAGTGAGGTGCTGCTGGATGTGTGCCAAAGGAGGCACTTTCTAAGAGGggaccagcagcagacactcaccTGGGACTCTTACCTGAGGGGCTGCCACCCAGGCCTTGGGCCCCTGGGGATGGAGCTGAGGAAGAACTTGGCAGCCCAGTGGTGGGCCTCGGTGGTGGTTTCCAGGGAGCAGGTGTTTGCAGTGGATTCTTTGCTACATCGTGCTCCAGGAGCTGGCATGCTGCCTGCAGGGGAGGCTTTCAGGCTGATACAGGTTGGAAAGCTGCGTGAAATCTTCCAGAATAAAGAATTAAACAAAGAGCAGATAACTGCAGCTCTGGAAAAGGTGCTAGGGATGTCTGGGGTGCTGCGAGAGGACCTTCTTCATG AATTGGTAAACAAGAGGCTGCCATGTGGACTTGCTCAGGTTGGAGTATGTTTTCATCCTGTTCCGGACATTGAGCCTCAAAATGACAACATCGCAAG AATAGGCGAAAGGACAATGTCTTCCCTTGTATGGTTTAGCTCCGCCAGAACTGCAGGACAGTGGCTTGATTACTGGTTACGCCAGCGGCTCCAGTGGTGGAGAAAG TTTGCGATAGGCCCATCCAACTTCAGCAGCAGCGACTTTCAAGATAAAgagggaagaaaaggaaataatttgtaCTACAGCTTTCCTTGGGGAAAGGAACCAATAGAAACGTTGCAGAGTCTAGGAGATAATGAACTGTTACAAATGTATCCAGGGAATAAATCAAAATTACAT GGCCGGGATGGAAGGAAGAATGTTATTCCTCATGTGCTGTCTGTGAGTGGCAATTTGGACCAAGGAGTGCTAGCGTATCTTTGTGATTCTCTGCAACTCACAGAGAGCTCTCTAACAAGAAAGAAAACTCTTCAAAGAAAG GTACTTAAGCTTCACCCTTGTTTAACACCAATAAAAGTTGCTTTGGACGTGGGAAGAGGCCCAACAATGGAGCTGAGACAG GTGTGTCAGGGGCTGTTCAACGAATTGATAGAGAAAGGAATCTCTGTGTGGCCTGGGTATCTTGAAACCATGCACACACCCCTGGAGCAACTCTatgcaaa GTATGATGAGATGAGTGTCCTCTTCACAATCTTGATCAGTGATGCTACGCTGGAGAATGGAGTGGTTCAGCTGAGAAGCAGAGACACAACCATGAAAGAAATGATGCACATCTCTCGATTGAAGGACTTTTTAATTAAGTACATAACAGCAGCTAAAAATGTATAA
- the MILR1 gene encoding allergin-1: protein MALEKRPLLVLGLPQNQNHTVQSTQESQKSNEKDSEQLSNPEFGSLQKSLEVEIGQNVTLSCQSTNGSLPINYTFFRGSQNLWPIIPKKDRNAALFNLTISSASDVGEYKCKVENRISNSSKYSKSLNFTLLDPVSKPVLSTTTPQVKIGQNVTLSCHSENGSSPINYIFFKGKKSMSSRISMPGKAAAKLNVTINSPTDLDDYKCKAENNIPNNTKYSNSLNFTLAEENGVSYPLRIFLVLLFLLVVTATALLVPFLILPWCKARKLKSAGSSTGFVSTDKATGSENYVTYTEIEYAKSEELEYANILIRKEEEDRKVNMKADTTVVYSEVIIRDGTQQAETGICHHISATCVLSRLSTKENLGYFP from the exons ATGGCTCTGGAAAAAAGACCCCTTCTGGTTCTTGGTCTGCCTCAGAACCAAAACCACACAG TTCAATCCACTCAGGAGAGTCAAAAATCCAATGAGAAAGATAGCG AGCAACTGTCTAACCCTGAGTTTGGATCTCTCCAAAAGAGCTTGGAGGTAGAAATTGGCCAGAATGTGACCCTGTCCTGTCAATCCACCAATGGCTCTCTTCCTATCAACTATACATTTTTTAGAGGAAGTCAGAATCTGTGGCCGATTATACCGAAGAAAGACAGGAATGCAGCTCTGTTTAACCTAACTATCAGTTCTGCCAGCGACGTGGGGGAATATAAATGCAAAGTTGAAAACAGAATCTCCAACAGTTCAAAATACAGCAAGAGTCTCAACTTTACGTTACTAG ATCCAGTGTCCAAACCAGTGCTGAGCACGACTACTCCCCAAGTGAAGATAGGCCAGAACGTGACACTGTCTTGTCACTCAGAAAATGGCTCTTCTCCCATCaactacatattttttaaaggaaagaagtCTATGTCATCCAGAATATCTATGCCAGGGAAGGCAGCAGCTAAGTTAAATGTAACTATCAATTCTCCCACTGACTTGGACGACTATAAATGCAAAGCTGAAAATAATATCCCCAATAATACAAAATATAGCAACAGTCTCAACTTTACACTAGCAG AAGAGAATGGCGTTTCCTATCCCCTCCGCATTTTTCTTGTGCTGCTGTTTCTGCTGGTGGTGACAGCAACTGCCCTACTGGTTCCATTTCTGATCCTGCCTTGGTGTAAAGcaa GAAAACTGAAGTCAGCTGGCTCCTCAACTGGTTTTGTTTCAACGGACAAAGCAACAGGGTCTGAAAACTACGTGACATACACTGAGATTG AGTATGCTAAATCTGAAGAACTGGAGTACGCCAACATACTGATTAGAAAAGAGGAGGAAGATAGGAAAG TGAACATGAAGGCAGATACTACAGTTGTCTACTCTGAAGTCATCATAAGAGATGGAACGCAACAAG CAGAGACCGGCATTTGTCACCATATATCGGCAACATGCGTATTATCTAGACTCTCAACCAAGGAAAACTTAGGCTATTTTCCATAA